In Palaemon carinicauda isolate YSFRI2023 chromosome 38, ASM3689809v2, whole genome shotgun sequence, a single window of DNA contains:
- the LOC137630024 gene encoding cuticle protein 18.6-like: protein MSAKLFVIAALVAVACSAPAPDSPPAYGAPPPSYKEPGMPFDFAYAVKDDSTGNDFAHDESSDGQVTSGSYRVALPDGRTQIVIFTADHDNGYVADVAYEGEASYPPAPVYA from the exons ATGTCTGCTAAG CTCTTCGTCATTGCCGCCCTCGTGGCCGTAGCTTGCTCCGCTCCAGCTCCTGACTCCCCTCCAGCGTATGGGGCCCCTCCCCCATCCTACAAGGAGCCAGGCATGCCCTTCGATTTCGCctacgccgtcaaggacgactcAACCGGCAACGATTTCGCTCACGACGAGAGCAGCGACGGTCAGGTCACCTCCGGGTCGTACCGCGTAGCCCTCCCCGACGGTCGCACCCAGATCGTAATCTTCACCGCCGACCACGACAACGGCTACGTCGCCGACGTGGCCTATGAAGGAGAGGCCTCCTACCCACCCGCACCAGTCTACGCCTAA